The Pseudomonas fluorescens genome segment AGGCACCGGAGCCGCCCTTGAACAGTCCCGACAGGTCCCGACTCGATGTGCCGGCATTGGCAGTCAGGCTGACACTGGGGAAAAACGCCGCCCGGGCTGCGCCGATATTGGCGTTGGCAGCTTTCAGCTTGTATTCGGCCTGGAGAATGTCCGGCCGGCGCTGCAGTAGATCCGACGGCAACCCGGCCGGTACTTGCGCCACCAGATCACTGTCCAGCGCAAGCGCCGGGAGCGTTTCGGGAACCGGCGCACCTACCAGCAGTGTCAGGCTGTTCAAGTCTTGGGCGACCTGGCGTTGATAGCGGGCGAGGCTGGCACGAGTGCTGTCGACGCTGGTCTGCGCCTGGATCTGATCCAGCGCCGATGATTTGCCGGCCTCCCGGTTGCGGGTGGTCAGGTGCAGGCTTTTCTCGTCGGCGGCCAGGGTTTCCTGGGCCAGGGCCAGTAATTCCTGGTCAGCGCGCCAGGTCAGGTAGGCGTTGGCGACGTTGGTCACCAGGCTCAGTTGCGCACTGCGCCGGGCCTCTTCGGTGGACAGCCAGGTCAACAGCGCCTGTTCGCCGAGACTGCGAACCCGGCCGAAGAAGTCCAGCTCGTAGGCACTGATGCCGAGGTTTACGGAGTAGGTCGAGGTGATTGCCCCTTTGGTCCTGGTCACGCTGGCCGGCACCCGTTGGCGCAGCTCATTGGCATTGGCTGAAACCGCCGGCAGCAGATCGGCGCGTTGAATGCGGTATTGCGCCTGGAATGCTTCGACGTTCAGTGCCGCAACGCGCAGGTCACGGTTGTTGACCAGTGCGCTTTCAATCAATTGCTGCAACGCAGGGTCATTGAACAGCCCACGCCAGTCCTCGACAGCGGTCACGGTCTGGGTTGACGCAGGATAAGCGGGGCCTTTTGGGTACTGCGCCGCGCTGGGTGACGCCGGACGCTGGTCATCGGGAATCAGCGAGCAGCCGCCCATCAGCAACGCCATGGACAGCATGGAGATCGGCAACCTGGACATCAAACAGCCTCGTTCACAAACAGGAGTGGGCGCGAACGCCCGTAATGAGAAAACGCCGGATCAGGCCCCGGCCATCCATTTCGCCAGACCGTGACGCCCACTGACCCCGAGTTTGGCCGCGGCGCGTTTGAGGTAAGTCTCGATCGAGCTGTTCTTGACGCTCAAACGTTCGGCCATCTGCGGCACGGTGCCGCCGGTCAGCAGGCCCAGGCAGACTTCCTTCTCACGCACTGACAAGGTGATGTCGCCCAACGCCAGGCGCTCGTCGAACACCTGTTGCAACGGTGTCTGCTCCTGATCGGCCTGGAGTGGGCGCGGTTGTCGGGCGAGGATTTGCCGACGGATCTGCGCGTGACGCTCGATCAACGGCAGCAGGGTGTCGGACAGGCTTTTGAGAAACGACAGCTCCGGCAGGGAAAACACCCGGTGCGTGTGAGGGCGACAGAACGAGATGACACAGCGACGGTTAGAGGTGCGTGACACCAGGTTGCACTGGTGGACGCTGTGGTGCGGGTGTCGTTGCTGCAGCGAGGCTTTGAGTTGAATCAGCAGCGAGTCATTCATCTCGATCATCTTCTGTAACAGCGGATGATCGTCCTGACATTGCAGCGGGTCCGGGGGAGGGAAGGTATCCGGCAAACCGGCGCTGCCCAGGGCCTTGATCTCGACAACGCTGGCCTGGCGCTCGTCGAGTGTCCATTCGCTGAGATCCACCCGGTTGACCGGCACCAGGGTGTCGACCAACTGAAACATGTTGGAGGCGAATCGTTCATTCCCCGTACTGGCGATCAACTCGCCCAGTTGCCAGTAGAAATGCGGGTTTTCCATGTTGCGAAGACTGCCGGTCAGATTCATATCCTTGTCATCCCTGATTTAAAGCCATTGCCCAATCATCTGCCGTGCATACACCTGTGAAGCCGCCAATCCATCATTTCTCCTTGAAATCGATCTGCAGCCGGATTTAAGCCTATACATTTGTCCTACGTCTGTAGGGGAAAACGGGGACACAAAGTGCCACTAACTCCGGATTAATGGCGCCACGTTTCTGTCAGTCGGAAGGTTACAGGCATGTAGGACGTATCTGTACGTTCCAGTGAGAACCCCGAAAACGGCTTCAGAGCGTCAAGTCCCACGATTGCAAAGTCGTAGTCAGCGCAAGTTGATGGCGATTGTCCTACAGGATTTTCAGCCATTTCGTTCCGATTTTTTGGAGGGATGGCCGGCGGGTCGGGCCCAGTCAGCCCGCAGGGCAGCATCAGGAGGGGGGAGTTGTCCGGGTTTCACGTGTCATGCGGGTTTCGGGGCCGATGCTTGAATACGCGCCAAATCACATGAGACGGATCTTATGAACCAATTTGCTGCCGATGCGGCGGACGGTCTGTCCGCGATTTCCGAAACCTTCCCGCTGACGGCTGCCCAGCGTGATATCTGGCTCGATCAAGTGCGTCAGGGGAATTCGCCGGTGTACAACATCGGTGGTTACGTCGAACTGACCGGTGCCCTTGATCCTGCGTTGATGCAAGCGTCTCTTGAAGGCCTCGTGGCCCGGCACGACGCCCTGCGCACCAGTCTGCTGTTGGGGGCCGGTGAGCACGGTCTGCCGTTGCAGCGTTTTGCGCCATCGATGCCGGTGCCGATGCCGTTCCATGACTTCAGTGCCCATCCCGAGCCCGAGGTTGCGGCGCGCCAGTTGACTCAGGCGCGCATCGAACAGCCGTTCACGCTGGACGGCGGGCCGTTGTTCCGTTTCTGCCTCATCCGTCTCGAAGATCGCTGCCATTGGTTTTCGCTCCAGGCCCACCACCTGATTGTCGATGGCTGGGGCTTTGGCGAAATGCTCAAGTCCCTCGGCGAGATCTACAACGCCTTGGCGCTCGGGCGACTGCCGCCGGATTCGGCGCCGTCCTATGTCGACTTCATTCATGACGACGCACGGTATTACGAGTCCGCCCGCTATGCGCGTGACCGTGCGTACTGGCTGGACAAATACCGGCATCTTCCCGAACCGCTGTTGTTGCCGCGCTATCAGGAACGCTTTGCCGACGCGCCGGCACCGACGCGGATTTTCTCGCAGGTCTTTCCGGCACGCCTTCACGAACGCATGAAACAGGTGGCCCTCGAGTACGGGGCTTCGGCGTTGCACTTCCTGCTGGCGGCGATGCATGTGTATTTCAGCCGCATTGGCCAGCGTGATGAATGGGTGGTGGGCTTGCCATTGCTCAATCGTTCCGGAGCCCGTTTCAAGTCGACTCTGGGGCTGTTCACTCAGGTCAGCGCCGTGCGCATGGGGTTCGGGCGCGAGCTGGCGTTCAGTGCACTGGTCAAGGCCGTTCGTGATGAGTTGAAACAGGATTTCCGCCATCAGCGTTTTCCCCTGAGTGAGATGAACCGCGCGCTGGGTCTGCTGCGCGAGGATCGTTCACAGCTGTTCGAAGTGACCGTCTCCTACGAGCGGGACGCCCATGAATACCGGTACGCAGAGGCCCGGGGACGGGTGGTCAAAGTGTCAAACCACGAAGAGGGCACGCCGCTGTCCGTGCACCTGTTGAGCAGCCGTGGCGATGACGAGGACAGTTTGTACATGGTGTACAACGAGGCCTACTTTGACGCGGACGAAATCGCGGCGCTGTGCGAGCGATTGCTGTGGGTGCTGGAGCAGGGGCTTGAAGACACCTCGCTGGCGGTGGGCGATTTCAGTCTGAACCTGCCAGCCGAATCGACGCTGCTGCAAAAGTGGAATGACACGCGCGCGGATTACCCCAACGAGCTGACCATCCATCAGCGCATCGAAGCACAAGCGGCGGCGCGCCCAGATGCGGTGGCAGCAGAATTCCAGGGACAACGGCTGACCTATGCCGAGCTGAACCGACAGGCCAACGCCCTGGCCCATCACTTGACCGGCCTCGGTGTGCAGCCCGATGACCGCGTGGCGCTGGTCGCCCGCCGAGGGCTGGACACGTTGGTCGCGTTGCTGGCGATCCTCAAGTCCGGCGCCGGTTACGTGCCGGTCGATCCGGCGCATCCTGCGCAACGGCTGAGCTATTTGTTGAGCGACAGCGCGCCGGTCGTGGTCCTGACCCAGAGCCATCTGCATGAACGTCTGCCGGTGCTGAATGTGCCGGTGATCGACATCGACTCGCGCACTTGGCCGGTCAACGATCTCAACCCCGAGGTCTCGGGCCTGACCACCGCGCATCTGGCTTACGTGATCTACACCTCCGGCTCCACCGGCCAGCCCAAAGGCGTGATGGTCGAACATCGGACCCTGTCGAATCTGGTGGACTGGCATTGCACGGCTTTCGACCTGGGCGCGGGTCGCCACACCTCGAGCCTGGCCGGCTTCGGCTTCGACGCCATGGCCTGGGAGGTCTGGCCCGCGCTGTGTGTCGGCGCGACCCTGCACCTGGCGCCGTCCCGCGACGGCAGCGAAGACATTGACGCGCTGCTCGACTGGTGGCGTGCGCAACCGCTGGACGTGAGTTTCCTGCCGACCCCGATTGCCGAGTACGCCTTCAGTCGCCACCTCGAACACCCGACCCTGCGCACACTGTTGATCGGCGGCGATCGTCTGCGTCAGTTCAATCGCGAGCAGACGTTCGCGGTGATCAACAACTATGGCCCGACCGAAGCCACAGTGGTCGCCACCTCGGGCCGAGTCGAACCGGGGCGGACGCTGCATATCGGCAAACCCGTGAGCAATGCCACGGCCTATCTGCTGGATGATCGACAGCGTCCGGTGCCGATTGGCGTTCCCGGTGAGTTGTACGTCGGTGGTGCCGGCGTAGCGCGGGGTTACTTCAACCGGCCGGAGCTGACCGTCGAACGCTTTCTCGACGATCCATTCAGCAACCAGCCCAACGCGCGGATGTACCGCACCGGCGACCTCGCACGCTGGCGCCCGGACGGCAACATCGAGTATCTGGGCCGCAACGACGATCAGGTGAAAATCCGTGGCGTGCGCATCGAACCCGGCGAGATCGAAGCGGCGTTGAACAGCCATGAGTCGGTGCGCGATGCCGTGGTGCAGGTGCGCGACGGGCAGTTGCTGGCCTGGTTCACCGAACATCAAACGCTGGACATAATGCAGCTGCATGCCCATCTACAAACCCGTCTGCCGAGCGCAATGCTGCCTTCGGCTTACGTGCGCCTGGAGGTGTTGCCGCTGACGGCCAACGGCAAACTGGATCGCCAGGCGCTGCCGGCGCCGGGGCCGGAGGCGTTGATCCGCCGCGAGTACGAAGCTCCGCAAGGTGACGTCGAAATCCTCCTGGCGCAGATCTGGGCCGAGGTGCTGCAAGTCGAGCGAGTAGGGCGTCACGATCACTTCTTCGAACTGGGCGGGCATTCGTTGCTGGCGGTCAACCTGATCGAGCGCATGCGTCAGCTCGGCATGAGCAGCGATGTGCGCGTGCTGTTCGGCCAGCCGACCCTGGCGGCGCTGGCCGCGTCGGTGGGCAGTGGTCGCGAAGTCGAAGTGCCGGCCAATCGTATTCCGCCGGGTTGCACGCAGATCACCACGGACCTGTTGCCGTTGGTCGAGCTGGATCAAGCCACCCTCGACCGGATCATCGCCACCGTGCCGGGCGGGGCGGCCAACGTGCAGGACATCTATCCGCTGGCACCGTTGCAGGAAGGCATCCTTTATCACCACATCACCGCCGCGCAGGGCGATCCGTACCTGCTGCAATCGCAACTGGCGTTCGACAGCGTCGAGCGGGTCGAGGCCTATGCGGCCGCGCTGCGTCAGGTCATGGCGCGACACGACATCCTGCGCACTGCGGTGGTCTGGGAGGGCTTGACCACCCCGGTGCAGGTGGTCTGGCGCGAAGCCGAACTGCCGGTGCAGGAAATCACCCTCGATCCGGCCGGGGGCGATGTCCTCGCGCAACTGCACGCGCGCTTCGATGCCCGGCGTTATCGCATCGACGTCAGTCAGGCGCCGCTGATCCGGCTGATGTATGCCCGCGACCCAGCCCTCGGGCGGATCGTGGCGATTCTGTTGTTCCATCATCTGGCGCTGGATCACATCGCCCTGGAAGTCTTGCGCCATGAAATGCGTGCCAACCTGCTGGGGCTCGATGAACCGCTGCCGCCAGCGGTGCCGTATCGCAATTACGTGGCCCAGACCCGACTCGGTGTCAGCGAGCAGGAGCATGAAGCGTTCTTCCGCGAAATGCTCGCCGACATCGACGAGCCGACCCTGCCGTTCGGTTTGCAGGATGTGCAGGGTGACGGTCGCGGCATCGACGAAGCCGTGCGCACGCTTGCACCTGAACTGGACCGGCGCGTGCGCCTTCAGGCGCGACAGGCTGGCGTCAGCGTGGCCAGCCTGATTCACCTGGCCTGGGCGCAGGTGCTGGCGGCGACGTCGGGGCAGGAACATGTGGTGTTCGGCAGCGTTTTTATGGGCCGGATGCAAGGCGGCGAGGGTGCGGATCGGGCGCTCGGGGTGTTCATCAACACCTTGCCACTGCGGGTGGACATCGACCGGGGTGTGCGCGATGCCGTGCTGCTGACCCACGCCCGACTGACCGACCTGCTCGGGCACGAACATGCGTCACTGGCGCTGGCCCAGCGTTGCAGCGGCGTTGCGTCGCCGGCACCGCTGTTCAGTGCGTTGCTCAACTATCGACATACCGACCTTGAGGTGCAGGAATCGGCGTCGGACCCAGCCTGGCAAGGGATCCAGACCCTGGAGAACGAAGAGCGCACCAACTACCCGATGACCCTGAGCGTCGATGATCTGGGCAGCGCCTTGCAGATCACCACGCGAACCCTGCTGAGCATCGGCGCCCAGCGCATCGGCGACTACGTACAAACCGCGTTGCAGGCGCTGGTTGATGCCCTTGAGCAAACCCCGCAACAGTTGCTGAATCGCTTGCCGATCCTGCCGGCGGCGGAGCTTGAACAACTGCTGGTCGAGTTCAATGCCAGTGAAGTCGATTGCCCGATCGATCAGCCGCTTCAGACCTTGTTCGAGCAGCAGGTGCAACGTCGACCTGACGCCATCGCCTTGCAGGCCGGTGAACAACAGCTGACGTATCGCCAGTTGAACGAACGGGCCAATCGTCTGGCCCATCATTTGCGTGAACAAGGTGTGCAACCGGATTCCCGGGTGGCGATCTGTGTTGAGCGCAGCCTGGATCTGATAATCGGCCTGCTCGGCATTCTCAAGGCGGGCGGCGCGTATGTGCCGCTGGATCCCGACTATCCGCTGGAGCGCCTGCATTACATGCTGCAGGACAGCGCCCCGGTGGCGGTGCTGGTCCATGACGCCACCCGCAATCTGTTGGGCGATCCGGGTGTGCCGGTCATTGATTTCGACCATTGCACCTGGCAGCACGCGTCCGCCGACAATCTGCAAGTACCGGGTTTGGGCGCTGCGAATCTGGCCTACATGATCTATACCTCGGGCTCCACCGGCACGCCGAAGGGCGTGATGATCGAGCATCGAAGCGCCTGCAACATGGTGCACTGGGGCTCGCAGATCAGCCCGCCGACCGAGCACGGCGCGCTGTTGCAGAAGGCGCCGTTCAGCTTCGACAGTTCGGTGTGGGAGATTTTCTGGCCGCTGTGTTCCGGCCTGCGGCTGGTGCTGGCGCGTCCCGACGGCAACCGCGATTCGGCCTATGTGACCCAGGTGATTCGCGAACGGCAGATCACCGTGGTCAAGTTCGTGCCGGCGCTGCTGCAACAGTTCATCGAGCAGGACGATGTCAGTCAGTGCACCAGCCTGACCGACGTGCTCAATGGTGGTGGTGAGCTGAGTGCCGCACTGGCCCGGCGCGTCCGCGAGCGCCTGCCAT includes the following:
- a CDS encoding non-ribosomal peptide synthetase, giving the protein MNQFAADAADGLSAISETFPLTAAQRDIWLDQVRQGNSPVYNIGGYVELTGALDPALMQASLEGLVARHDALRTSLLLGAGEHGLPLQRFAPSMPVPMPFHDFSAHPEPEVAARQLTQARIEQPFTLDGGPLFRFCLIRLEDRCHWFSLQAHHLIVDGWGFGEMLKSLGEIYNALALGRLPPDSAPSYVDFIHDDARYYESARYARDRAYWLDKYRHLPEPLLLPRYQERFADAPAPTRIFSQVFPARLHERMKQVALEYGASALHFLLAAMHVYFSRIGQRDEWVVGLPLLNRSGARFKSTLGLFTQVSAVRMGFGRELAFSALVKAVRDELKQDFRHQRFPLSEMNRALGLLREDRSQLFEVTVSYERDAHEYRYAEARGRVVKVSNHEEGTPLSVHLLSSRGDDEDSLYMVYNEAYFDADEIAALCERLLWVLEQGLEDTSLAVGDFSLNLPAESTLLQKWNDTRADYPNELTIHQRIEAQAAARPDAVAAEFQGQRLTYAELNRQANALAHHLTGLGVQPDDRVALVARRGLDTLVALLAILKSGAGYVPVDPAHPAQRLSYLLSDSAPVVVLTQSHLHERLPVLNVPVIDIDSRTWPVNDLNPEVSGLTTAHLAYVIYTSGSTGQPKGVMVEHRTLSNLVDWHCTAFDLGAGRHTSSLAGFGFDAMAWEVWPALCVGATLHLAPSRDGSEDIDALLDWWRAQPLDVSFLPTPIAEYAFSRHLEHPTLRTLLIGGDRLRQFNREQTFAVINNYGPTEATVVATSGRVEPGRTLHIGKPVSNATAYLLDDRQRPVPIGVPGELYVGGAGVARGYFNRPELTVERFLDDPFSNQPNARMYRTGDLARWRPDGNIEYLGRNDDQVKIRGVRIEPGEIEAALNSHESVRDAVVQVRDGQLLAWFTEHQTLDIMQLHAHLQTRLPSAMLPSAYVRLEVLPLTANGKLDRQALPAPGPEALIRREYEAPQGDVEILLAQIWAEVLQVERVGRHDHFFELGGHSLLAVNLIERMRQLGMSSDVRVLFGQPTLAALAASVGSGREVEVPANRIPPGCTQITTDLLPLVELDQATLDRIIATVPGGAANVQDIYPLAPLQEGILYHHITAAQGDPYLLQSQLAFDSVERVEAYAAALRQVMARHDILRTAVVWEGLTTPVQVVWREAELPVQEITLDPAGGDVLAQLHARFDARRYRIDVSQAPLIRLMYARDPALGRIVAILLFHHLALDHIALEVLRHEMRANLLGLDEPLPPAVPYRNYVAQTRLGVSEQEHEAFFREMLADIDEPTLPFGLQDVQGDGRGIDEAVRTLAPELDRRVRLQARQAGVSVASLIHLAWAQVLAATSGQEHVVFGSVFMGRMQGGEGADRALGVFINTLPLRVDIDRGVRDAVLLTHARLTDLLGHEHASLALAQRCSGVASPAPLFSALLNYRHTDLEVQESASDPAWQGIQTLENEERTNYPMTLSVDDLGSALQITTRTLLSIGAQRIGDYVQTALQALVDALEQTPQQLLNRLPILPAAELEQLLVEFNASEVDCPIDQPLQTLFEQQVQRRPDAIALQAGEQQLTYRQLNERANRLAHHLREQGVQPDSRVAICVERSLDLIIGLLGILKAGGAYVPLDPDYPLERLHYMLQDSAPVAVLVHDATRNLLGDPGVPVIDFDHCTWQHASADNLQVPGLGAANLAYMIYTSGSTGTPKGVMIEHRSACNMVHWGSQISPPTEHGALLQKAPFSFDSSVWEIFWPLCSGLRLVLARPDGNRDSAYVTQVIRERQITVVKFVPALLQQFIEQDDVSQCTSLTDVLNGGGELSAALARRVRERLPWVRLHNVYGPTETTVDSTGWSLEPDQPVPEAVVPIGKALSNTRLYVLDVHDQPVPFGVSGHLHIGGVGVARGYLGLPDMQAERFIDSPFVAGDRLYRTGDLVRYRADGNLEFLGRNDFQIKLRGLRLEPGEIEARLIEHPAVREAVVLVRDERLVAYFTVREGFDAPPIETLRAHVLERLPEYMAPGAYVKLDALPLTPNDKVDRKALPAPGAEAVLSRRYEAPEGEVEIRLARIWAEVLQLEQVGRNDHFFELGGHSLLAVSLVARMRQAGLHVDARTLFSQPTLAALAAQTSAQAKQVEIPQTTIPTLNRKRRL
- a CDS encoding efflux transporter outer membrane subunit; protein product: MSRLPISMLSMALLMGGCSLIPDDQRPASPSAAQYPKGPAYPASTQTVTAVEDWRGLFNDPALQQLIESALVNNRDLRVAALNVEAFQAQYRIQRADLLPAVSANANELRQRVPASVTRTKGAITSTYSVNLGISAYELDFFGRVRSLGEQALLTWLSTEEARRSAQLSLVTNVANAYLTWRADQELLALAQETLAADEKSLHLTTRNREAGKSSALDQIQAQTSVDSTRASLARYQRQVAQDLNSLTLLVGAPVPETLPALALDSDLVAQVPAGLPSDLLQRRPDILQAEYKLKAANANIGAARAAFFPSVSLTANAGTSSRDLSGLFKGGSGAWTFQPQINLPIFNAGSLRASLDYAKLQKEITVAEYEKTIQTAFQEVSDGLAARETYQQQLQAQRDLVQATQDYYNLAQHRYQTGVDSNLTFLDAQRSLFSSRQGLITDRLAQLVAQVNLYTALGGGWSADEASNLQ
- a CDS encoding helix-turn-helix transcriptional regulator yields the protein MNLTGSLRNMENPHFYWQLGELIASTGNERFASNMFQLVDTLVPVNRVDLSEWTLDERQASVVEIKALGSAGLPDTFPPPDPLQCQDDHPLLQKMIEMNDSLLIQLKASLQQRHPHHSVHQCNLVSRTSNRRCVISFCRPHTHRVFSLPELSFLKSLSDTLLPLIERHAQIRRQILARQPRPLQADQEQTPLQQVFDERLALGDITLSVREKEVCLGLLTGGTVPQMAERLSVKNSSIETYLKRAAAKLGVSGRHGLAKWMAGA